The DNA segment CACCTCTTCCGCATTCCGACGACCGCCTTCCGTTTCTTCACCGTCTACGGTCCCTGGGGCCGTCCCGATATGGCATTGTTCAAGTTCGTCGATGCCATCAGGAACGACCGGCCTATCGAGATCTACGGCGAAGGCAAGATGAGCCGCGATTTCACCTATATTGACGATCTCGTCGAAGGCATTGTCCGCCTTATCGGCGTCGTACCCTTAGAGGAAAACCGCGTCGTTTCCGAAACGGTCACCGATACGCTGTCGAAACACGCGCCCTTCCGCGTCGTCAATATCGGTGGCGGCCAGCCGGTCGGGCTGATGACCTTTGTTGAGACCATCGAAGCGATGCTCGGCAAGAAGGCGATCCGGCACATGCTGCCGATGCAGCCCGGCGACGTGCACAATACCTATGCCGTGCCGGACCTGCTGGTGGCGCTGACCGGCTTCAAGCCGCAGATCGAAGTCGAAGAAGGCGTGCGCCGTTTCGTCGAATGGTATCAGGAAAACTATTGAGCCGATGCCGCCAAAGGCGGCTCCTTGCCGGAAATCGATACTGCGGCATCAGATTGGCACTTGCCACGACTGCTTGATTTTCTGCATCGGAATTTCGGTCTTGATGTTTCTGACCCCCTTGATGCGGCCAAGATGCTCCATCTGGAACCGTCTGTATCCCTCCAAATCCGATGCTACGACCCGAAGGAGGAAATCGCAGTCGCCCGCCATGAGGTGGCACTCGACCACCTGCGGAAGCTTTTCGGCCGCCTCATAGAAAGCTGTCGTTGTCTCTTCGTCCTGACTTGAAAGCCATATTCGCACAAAAACCGTAAAGCCCATATCGAGCTTTGCGGGGTCCAGGATGGCGACATATTGCTTGATGATACCGGCCTCTTCCAACAATTTGACTCGCCTTAGACATGGAGACGGAGACAGTCCCACCTTTGCAGCCAACTCGGTGTTCTGGATTTTCCCATCCTGCTGCAGGACGCGGAGTATCGCGCGATCTAAGGAATCAAGTTTCATTGGAGTTTTCCGCCGGGAAGTACACAATATTTGGCATAGCATGCCAATTTTTGAAGATTTCAGCCGCAAAACGCAACCAAAATCGCAGACGACTGCGCTATTATCTCACTCCTATGTCGCGCAAGGTGTTGGCAATTTAAGACGAGAAGAGGTTGTGCAGGTGACGGACTGCGTTTCAGGTGATGTCAGCGTCCGGTCGCAGGCACGCTCGGAAGGATGGCGAGGCCTCAAGGATTCGATACCGGTGATGTTGGGCTTCGTGCCTTTTGCACTGGTGCTCGGGGCAAGGGCGACCGCTAAAGGATTCAGTCTCGGGGAAGTGCCCTTGATGACGGGGCTGAACTTCGGTGGCGGATCGGAGTTCGCGGCTGTCGAGCTTTGGACGTCTCCTCCGCACGTTCTCCTCATTGTCGCCATCACGTTTCTGGTCAACAGCCGCCACCTCCTGATGGGCGCGGCGCTAGCTCCCTTTATTCTGCATCTGTCGAAGAAAAAGGCGTTCATGGCGCTGTTCTTCATGTGTGATGAAAGCTGGGCAATAGGTCTCGCCGACGCAAAGAAGTCGAATACGACCTTGAGTCTCGGTTATTTCTTCGGCGTCGCTCTCGGCCTCTATTTCAGTTGGGTCATCTTCACGACGATAGGAGCATTCGTCGGACCTGTTCTTGGCGATGTCACACGATATGGCTTTGACATGGCATTCCCCGCGGTATTTTTCGTAATGCTGGCCGGAATGTGGAAAGGCGCAAAGGCGGCACTTCCCTGGCTGGTCAGTTTGCTCGTCGCAGCAACCACATACCTGGTGTTTCCTGGGGCTTGGTATGTTCCCGCCGGGGCTGTCTCCGGTGTATTCTCTGCATTCCTGCTGGCACGGACCGATGTTTGATCCTTCATTTGTTATTGCCATCATCTGCATGGCGGCGGCCACCTATCTGACGCGTATCGGAGGATACGTCTTCTTGCGCAACCGCACGCTAAGTCCCCGTTTGCGGACTGTAATGGAGAACGCCCCGGGTTGCGTATTGATCACGGTCATCGCGCCAGGCTTCGCCACCGGACGGCCAGCCGATCTCATCACCCTCGCGCTCACCATGTTGGCGGCGACCCGACTACCGGTGCTTCCCACGGTGCTGATCGCAATCGCTTCGGCTGGTATTCTGCGCCACATTCTGGCGTGAATCCCCACTCTCCAGGTAGGCTGGAAAAATGACAGAAATCGTGGAAGCAGAGTACTGGATAGAGAGCCCCGCCGGGCGCCTCTATGCCAAATCATGGGCGCCGCGCGATCTGAATTCCAAATCTCCGATCATCCTGTTTCACGACTCTCTCGGATGCGTCGCACTCTGGAAAGATTTCCCGCAGTTGTTGGCTCGTTCTCTCGGCCGACGTGTGATCGCCTATGATCGATTGGGCTTTGGTCGTTCCGATGCTCGTACGGACATTTTGGAGCGAGACTTCATTGCCCAGGAAGCGGAACACTTCGTTCCCCTCCTGTGCGAGCAATTGGCGGTTGGGGAATTTATCGCCTGTGGGCATAGCGTGGGTGGCGGCATGGCGGTGGAAACGGGGGCCAGGTTTGCCGGCTGCAATGCCGTGATTACCATCGCCGCCCAGGCTTTCGTGGAAGATAGAACCGTGCAGGGTATTAGGACCTCGCAACAGGAATTTGCGTCGGTCGACAATATTGCCCGGCTCGCCAAATATCACGGTGAGAAAGCTGATTGGGTGCTGCGCGCGTGGATCGAAACCTGGTTGGCTCCGGAATTCGCCGAATGGAACCTCGATGCCGCACTTGAGAAACTGGGTTGTCCGGTGATTGCCATTCACGGCGACCGGGATGAATATGGTTCACTTGCCCATCCACGTCGGATCGCGGCTGGGCGCGGATCATTCCATATTTTGCCGGACACCGGACATTCGCCGCATCGTGAACATCCCGCCCTGGTCATCAAGGTAATCGAAGACCTCTTGCTGATCCGGCCTATCCGGCCGGATGATAGGCCCGGTCGAAATAAATGAGCCCCTGCCCTCCGTCGCGCAGACGGATGGCATCGACTTCGCACATCAGAATATCGTGCGTGCCGCCATTGGCGCGGTGCACGATGCGGCAGTCGAACGAGACGAGCGCATCCTCCAATGCCGGCGAGCCGGTCGATAGTTCCGACCATGCGGCGGCGGCAAAACGCTCCGCTACCGGCGTCTTGCCGCCGAAGAGACGCGACAGGTCCTGATGCCCCTCGGAAAGCACATTGACGCAAAGCACGCCGTTTTGCGTGACAGCAGGATGAACCGAAGCGGTGCGATTGAGGCAGACAAGCAGCGTCGGCGGACTGTCGGAGACGCTGCAGACGGCGGTCGCGGCAAAACCGGCAAGTCCCGCCGGCCCATCGGTCGTCACGATGCTGACGGCCGCCGCCATCCGCGCCATGGCGTTGCGGAACTCGGATTTGACCACATCGGGATCGGCGACGGGTACCGCCTTCTCGATCGCCACGGATGTCTTCATGTTCATTCCCATCATCCCCACCGTTTGTGCCGGACCCTGGCAAACTTAGTGGGTCGAGACCTCTGTCTCAAGCAACGATGTTGCTCGCAAACCGTACCTAAGGAGCAATAAGTTCTCTATAAAATCTATATACAAAAAGAAAAACAATTTCCTCCCTGCGTTTCGCGCCTCTCTCCTCCTACCGCACGCCAAGTTCGCCACGCACAGCGGCCAACATCGTAGGTGCACACAAAAAGGCAGC comes from the Rhizobium sp. NXC24 genome and includes:
- a CDS encoding alpha/beta hydrolase, with the protein product MTEIVEAEYWIESPAGRLYAKSWAPRDLNSKSPIILFHDSLGCVALWKDFPQLLARSLGRRVIAYDRLGFGRSDARTDILERDFIAQEAEHFVPLLCEQLAVGEFIACGHSVGGGMAVETGARFAGCNAVITIAAQAFVEDRTVQGIRTSQQEFASVDNIARLAKYHGEKADWVLRAWIETWLAPEFAEWNLDAALEKLGCPVIAIHGDRDEYGSLAHPRRIAAGRGSFHILPDTGHSPHREHPALVIKVIEDLLLIRPIRPDDRPGRNK
- a CDS encoding AzlD family protein, whose amino-acid sequence is MFDPSFVIAIICMAAATYLTRIGGYVFLRNRTLSPRLRTVMENAPGCVLITVIAPGFATGRPADLITLALTMLAATRLPVLPTVLIAIASAGILRHILA
- a CDS encoding NAD-dependent epimerase is translated as MRYLITGTAGFIGFHLAKRLLDEGHFVVGFDGMTPYYDVKLKEKRTAILARSNGFKAVTGMLEDKAALDHAAELAEPDVIVHLAAQAGVRYSLENPRSYVDSNVTGSFNVLELAKSLQPKHLLLASTSSVYGANEKIPFAESDKADEQMTIYAATKKSMELMAHSYAHLFRIPTTAFRFFTVYGPWGRPDMALFKFVDAIRNDRPIEIYGEGKMSRDFTYIDDLVEGIVRLIGVVPLEENRVVSETVTDTLSKHAPFRVVNIGGGQPVGLMTFVETIEAMLGKKAIRHMLPMQPGDVHNTYAVPDLLVALTGFKPQIEVEEGVRRFVEWYQENY
- a CDS encoding flavin reductase, translating into MNMKTSVAIEKAVPVADPDVVKSEFRNAMARMAAAVSIVTTDGPAGLAGFAATAVCSVSDSPPTLLVCLNRTASVHPAVTQNGVLCVNVLSEGHQDLSRLFGGKTPVAERFAAAAWSELSTGSPALEDALVSFDCRIVHRANGGTHDILMCEVDAIRLRDGGQGLIYFDRAYHPAG
- a CDS encoding AzlC family ABC transporter permease, encoding MPIFEDFSRKTQPKSQTTALLSHSYVAQGVGNLRREEVVQVTDCVSGDVSVRSQARSEGWRGLKDSIPVMLGFVPFALVLGARATAKGFSLGEVPLMTGLNFGGGSEFAAVELWTSPPHVLLIVAITFLVNSRHLLMGAALAPFILHLSKKKAFMALFFMCDESWAIGLADAKKSNTTLSLGYFFGVALGLYFSWVIFTTIGAFVGPVLGDVTRYGFDMAFPAVFFVMLAGMWKGAKAALPWLVSLLVAATTYLVFPGAWYVPAGAVSGVFSAFLLARTDV
- a CDS encoding Lrp/AsnC family transcriptional regulator, coding for MKLDSLDRAILRVLQQDGKIQNTELAAKVGLSPSPCLRRVKLLEEAGIIKQYVAILDPAKLDMGFTVFVRIWLSSQDEETTTAFYEAAEKLPQVVECHLMAGDCDFLLRVVASDLEGYRRFQMEHLGRIKGVRNIKTEIPMQKIKQSWQVPI